GCCCCGGCAGCCCGTGACACATGATTAGTAAAACTACCGTTAAGATGTCTACGTAACACAATGTCAcggtctgtgacccagtgttttctgttctgtATTGTTCATCTTTGATTTCTTGATGTATCTTTGTTTATTCTTACGTTTTGGTTCTGTGTATCCCCTCTCTTGTAGTCAGGTCTCTGTGCTAAGCCCgcgtctctgagtctgtgtctttgcgtgtgtgtttcctgttttactttgaaggtccgtgtctgatgtcagtgtgctcagtttacgtttcccctgtcccgTCATGTCTGATTACTTCCAGCTGTTCCCTCCTTCTGTGACTCATTCCCTCattatccctctgtgtatttaagccttgtgtctgcctctgttagttgctggttcgtctggaTAATCTTCATCCGTCATTCTGCGTATTTCCCTGAGTCTCCCTGCATctctgtttctggtttgtttcTGTTAGTTTTTCCTAGTTCTGGTTATTCTTAGGTTTTCTTTAATGCCCGTTCCTTTCATGCTCCACTCGTCTGCCACAGCAGACGTGACAGTTTTGATTGCACAATTCCAAGAAACGAAATCGAAAATGTATTGTAACGTTCTCAAGAACCAGACGTTTTGGTCTCAGTTTGTCCGTTTATTCGGTGACATAGGCAAACGGGCCGTTAACTCCGGGGAGAGTGCTCTCATACAACACCTCACTTCAGCCccgcacagtcacacacaacaacaaggacccccctccccttcctgcacacattaactccctttttcctgcagcacaatcaaacatgtatcttaaagaaataacaacagTGTGCAGAGATAACCAACATgtcactgtaaaataacatttaaccatCGTTACAGTATGAAATAGTTATCAGCTGTTAAACATATACATTGTTGTTGCTATCATGGTCCCCTCTTTATCATTTCTAAAATACACTCTTCTCTGACAGGACCAATAatcactttgcatttaattttttattttcattgcagtgccatgctttcatgttcagAAACATTATtcagcaataaaaataaaatgcaaacatCACCTTTTGCTTTCTGCTGTATCCTGCCTTTTTGGTGTGCACAACGTTTCAAAACAATTTACATAAACCCCCAAAGcaaaaacatgcttttatatATGTGTAGGAAGTGACAGCTTTGCGCCCCCTGGTGGCTGCAGAAGATATTATGCCTGGTTTTCACATTCCTGTTCTTGTACATATCACAGTTGGGGGGTTTCGTTCTACAAGTTCGTAATGATGTCATGTGAAAACGtgtgaaaagaaacagaagtaAAACTCCTTTCCTTTCCTGAAGATGAATCAcaattttatgtctgtcaaacacatgctgaggaaactgtatttcaataaaaatatatcatgaaactgtatttttttaatggcaGGACATTAACATTTTCTGCATCAGATTTTTAGTAGAATGCACAATAAATGCTTTTTTGTAAAAGTGATTTTTCTGTAATCTGtacagtagatttttttttttaaaggaaaaacacataaatacagtaaaacactatacacacacagatacacacacagatacatacactacatacaggaagagaaaaaaaaaatcagttttccaactagaacaataacaataaagtgaagtTTAAATGCTTTCAGcagtcacattaaaaacaagcaCACATTAAGCAATATGAAATGGAAATGTTTAACCAGTGCAGAGTTCAACCAGTACTAGCCACTATTGTTCTGTTTCATGTATGCACAAATGAGAGAGAACATTTTAGCTATGCTTCACACAATATTTTTGcaggaaatgcaactttttctagtattgaattgaattcaaaatcctgctcctaacatacaaggtcttaaataatcaggccccatcttatcttaatgaccttatagtaccataccaccccattagagcacttcgctctcgcactgcaggcttatttaaaagtagaatgggagggagagccttcagttttcaggcccctcttttcttgaaccagcttccagtttggattcgggagacagacactatctctacttttaagaatAGGctgaaaactttcctttttgctaaagcatatagttagggctggatcaggtgaccctgaatcctcccttagttatgctgcaatagacataggctgctgggggattcccatgatgcattgagtttttccttttcagtcacctttctcactcactatgtgttaatagatcatacttgttattaatctctgtctctcttccacagcatgtctttatcctgtcttccttctctcaccccaaccggtcacagcagatggccccgcccctccctgagcctggttctgccggaggtttcgtcccgttaaaagagtttttctttcccactgtcaccaacgTGCTTGCTCAtacatatgattgttgggtttttctctgtatgtattattgtaggatctattgtacaatataaagcaccttgaggtgactgttgttgtgatttggcgctatataaataaaattgaattgaattgaattgaactctatgtttttaaaagtgctatcCAAATAAAATGGATCAgttacttattattattattattattattattattattattattattattataggcATAGTTATATTTTAAGGGTTGTTTTTTCACTAAAGCTTAATACTTATTCTGAAAAGGATATATAAAAATGCTAATAAAATAACAATCATAGCCTAATTTGAAACATATGTACAAATCTAATTTTCAAACAAATTCAGCTGCTACAGTAGTTTTTCACAGACCCACTTGAGAATAGCTTCACAGTCACCATCATTCCAGGAAGTTCCATTATATCTGATCATAGCACAGTTCTCTTTAGACAACTTGTTGTCAGGCTGGCCAGATGCCCAGTATCTGGTGAgtcaataaaaaacaatattaagATATTATAGTTGGATTTAAAACAACATGGGAAAAATGACTACTGATAGCATGTTTAACCCATTGTGAGCATTGTGAGTTATGGATACATGGACAACCCTCTTTCTCTAATAATAAATTGTTAAGtgggtctgttttttttttctattattcaCCATAAAACCTTTAGTTAATATCAAGTTATATCCAAGTAAGTCCAAAACAGTCTCTAAGATTTTCAGTTCCTGGTGTCTTGGTTTATCAATGAAGTTCTTTTCTTGATGAAATAACTTCACCAAGGAAatacataaattaaaaaaaacattacttctttatttataaaacataatatttacttagtaaataaatattatttataaaaatatttatttattacaaataTATTGAATATGTTGGGTGAACTCGAAGACTTACTTCAGAGTCAGAAGCGTTCCATCTACCCATTTCCACGTTCCCTCTTGTTCTATGTCACTTAAACCAATCCAAGTTTTATACTGGGTAATTGAAACGATGAAGTTCTGTTaaacaagcacacaaacatttgtgttatgaCTCACTAGACTCTTTTTATTTCCTGTCCCTTTGGCTACAGATTCTCATCACCCTCATACCCAATGCTCTTTCAGTGTAATGGGGGaattgtcatgatcctgggtctgtgacccagtgttttgtgtttttgaatgaTTAATAGTCGTTGACTTCATTGTTATTTATAGTTTCTAGTCTCttggtttctgtctctctgcctcCCCTTTGTTCCTTGTGTCACGTCTAGTcaagttatgttttcatgtctgtTCTTCAGCGTTTCCAGTGTCATGTCCACGTCTCAGTCTGTCTCATGTTTGGTGTTTTATTTCGATAGTTCCTTGTTAAACTAGTCGAATGCTGACagtcttattaaaaaaaaatttgaactGGGGAAAGTCACGTTCATAACAACGTGGGGTTTCATTAACAAACACAATATAACACATGCATGCACTTTGTACCTGTTCTTTAGGGCTATCTATGACCACCAAATCTGCTCCTTGGTCTGTGCAGTTTTTTCTAGCTGAATGCCAGGAGTCAGATCTTTCAGACAGGAGATAACAGCTACAACTGAACTTTCTCCATCCTGCAGGACATGTTGTCTCTGGAAGAAACATCAAATAAGGAATATTAAAGATCAAGATGGAACATTCAGCAATGCTTTATTGGTCTCTGTTAATTAACTGAAATCTATATTTTATATCATCTCTATATAAAATACCTTGTGATCCTGACACTGCTATGCAGAGGAGAGGCAACAATGATGACAATGATTCATGTGAAACATATCCATGAAGATTAAAGTTTGCTTTCTTAAATTTCTGTCAATTCAGATATAATGAGAAAATATTCCCATCTATTGCTGGAAAAGGGAATCATTGAATTTCAGTGTAAAACCCttttacaaagacacacaacagACAAGGACTCACTCTGGTTGAACAAACTCTGCAGCCTCTCCAGCTCGTTGGTCATTTCAGTGAGGTTGGCCTTCAGCAGGTCTCTCTCCTCAGTCATAGAAGAAAGTTTGTTACTCCCTGCAGAGACATTTGCATTTAGAAGCTCTCTCTCCTCAGTTATTGAGGAAAGCTTTTTACCCATTGAGAGGTATTCAGGTGAATCTTGATGAGACACAAACGAACACTGttgctgatttattttaaagttaagcaaaatattttttgtgagTAGTTAATGAAACATGTTAAAATAGGAAAGTCAATAtaatactatatatatatatatatatatatatatatatatatatatatatatatatatatatatacatatatatacatacatatatatatatatgtatgtatataggtcattgttggaatgctactacgtaAGTAACCCTCTCGGAAGGGATTACATGAaaaggatgagggacctatggaatcTTCAATAACCTCAGTGTTCCATCATTCggaagaagggactgctctcacagctaggatttatatatatatacatatatgtgtgtgtgtgtgtgtgtgtgtgtgtatacaacaagacaaaaaaacaacaacaaagcaacacaacacaacTCACAGTAGAAAGCAAGAGTGAGAAGTCCAGCCAGCAGCCCCAACGAGAGAATAACAACTAAATAAATGCTTCTCTTGCATCTCCTTGgacctgaaaagaaaaaacaaaaaacaaactgtgtttgtagtagggggaggaggggaggggagaggagagtgtaataacagtaataaaagaTTTACaaaatttaaactttaaatttttgtaatttctttcttacctgtgtgttttttaatagaCGTCTTGTTTGCAGAGTCGACATTAATTTCCTCCATTGCATGAAAGGATGTAGCTTATTTCTGAGAGCTCAGCTCTGTGGAAGAGAAAGGTGTGTGTTGGGTCTGCGCTTCCACAGGCCCCGCtggtttagagacttattcccgTTAACGAAGCAAGACGAACAGTGATCGATCGATTTTACTTGCTAGCAAGGGAAGGATCTCAGAGCAGCCCTTCTGCCCTCGGTGTCCGACCACTCCGAAGAACCAGCTTCCCCTGCAGCCTTTTATTTCTGTGACACACAGTTTCACGAACACCCGTTGTAAACacccgccccccccccccggttATAAAAGATAAGGcactggttgtgtgtgtgtatgtatgtgcgtgtctGTATGTATATTCatgtgcatgtgagtgtgtgtgtgtttgttttggggggtgcgtttgtgtggcctcctgctcaccaaaagggtcataaaggcAGGAAGTTtactaaacaagaaaacagaacccTCACATAGGATGTGCCTATAATAGGAGGGCAATAGAAACAAAGGAATGTCCTTGATCATATAGTTTGAACCAAGACTTACAAATTCAAGTACAATAATGGCAACACATAACAATTTGACTCTAACAGTGTGAGTCTCACAAactttcagtttatttgtttatttcaaGTTCAGAGGAAGTCGCCTATGTAATATGTTGTTTGCGCAGCTGTGCTACCActgaaactaaaactaaaccttTTCTTgagctccgacagtctcggttgttgtgtccttgggcaagacacttcaccagttgcctactggtggtggtcagaagGCCCAGTGGCGCCACTGTCCGGCaccctcgcctctgtcagtgcgccccagggtggctgtggctacaatgtagcttgccatcaccagtgtgtgaatgggtggataactgaatgtgtaaagcactatTATCAGCTATTATCAGTTTGAAtacattacagttaagctttagtttaatttaggcttttgtttattttactttatttctcTTGTACTTATATTTATTCAATTCGATCGGGTCTATTTCTATTCCATTTCAACTCTTTTAGTCAATTTTTACCAACAAATTTTCACTTTGTgtgctgcctgtgtgtgtgtgtgtgtgtgtgtgtgtgtgtgtgtgtgtgtgtgtgtgtgtgtatcatttCCTAACACCATATAAGGCATGGTTCCTTATCAAGCTTTTCAGTTGCCCTGTACAGGATGAGGTACGCTGAAAAAGTGAGTGAGCATCTTGCTGAActataaaaacaggaacttgCCATAGAAGTGTGAAATCGAAATGTGTAATGGAGAATTATAGCATGTTTGTacaaagctgaaaaataaagctccTACTCGTCTAACTCTTACTGCACAATGACAACCATATTAGGACACATAAAAGCAATGGTCacatgactttgtacaaatgaCAATCTTAAAATAATTAACTCTAATAGATAGGCTCCAGCGTCCTTATGAACTCTCCTTCGTTATGTTTTCTGCTGAGGGCAGCGTGGCAAAATTATTTATACAATGGTGGCTGATTGGGAAATGACAAACAGGAGGGAACTGAGACACGAGTGAAAGAAATAACACAGATAAGAATAATCTTCAAATCAGGAGAAAACAGAAGAGGGAAGTGAAACtaacatgacagaaaaattTTTAACAGCAAAACACAAGGTCATTATGGAATAAAACAGACAAagctcaaacttaatttgtgaATTACAAATATGgctaaaactgtaaaacatgtGTCATtgtatcattaaaaaaacaaaacaaaacaaaacataaagttgttttgtgcttttttccAGATCCACTTAAGAGAAGTTGAACATGGAAGATCATTCCAGGactttttctcatcatttctgaAATGAGCACAGTCTTCTtttccaccaccatcatcaggTTGATGTTCTGCCCAGTACCTAGCAGGTGAGTGAAAACAATAAccttcttattattattgagaaaaaaatccagatgTTTGATGTTGGTGTGGTGGatttcaaatttcaaattttCCATCAACAGCTTTGATTAACTTTGAGAAGGTTGATAAACACACTGTACACTAGGCTCAACGAACTTTAGGtaatgatgaagatgaaaacCAAGTCAACCAGGTCATTAGTATACAATCTCTAAACATTTGGACTTTTTGGCTTAACCCACTGACCAGTGTGATTCTAAATGTAGAAATCTCTGTTGGAAGTTATAGACTGAACCAAATTGAAGACTTTCATTTCAGTGTTAATAGAGTAtgtcaatgaaaaaataactgtaaattcagataGGTGAgatcagtagcggtttttgatacgggcgacatgggcggttgcccagggcagcatcgtggtggggggcagCATCATGGGCATcggaaaaaaaataagaataaaaatgtgctcgtactcatgctgccctgACATCAGGCCAGCGCATTTTGGGAATGGCATGGTGAAAACGTCTGTTTACGTTTGTTAGTCACTTGGCTATGATAGTAAACAGTAGACACTGATGTAGCTTACTGAATCTTTCggactgtgttcagcacaatattaattagtcattgtcagttgttgacttgtcctgttctcattgtctGATGAATTATAATGGCTGTTTGTAAGCCGTTTGCATattatgcatactctctctctcatcgtgtatgtatgtgtttttctggtgaaattcagtatggttctgacaacagttttatgttaatgtacaatccttaatatgttttatgtgtgtgtaggGGGGCTAAATTTACTAACCcagcgcaaatttgcgtaaagacctactagaattactgacttttttattttctggtgcaagtcccaaGGTGTTAttcacccctgctgagattttcacaggttgtGAGCTCGATTCTCCTCCTggttttgttgtgcaaaccacccattatctttgaggcctggcacatttgcatttgttcACTCAGAgtagctcagatccaaggcaggagAAAAATCTGTGTTACAACCCTCAAAAATGCCTGCCGTATCTATACAAAATATCCCACACATTGACTGACCTGCAAATAtgaaagacacacattcacaatatatgaaAACACAAGTCTTCTCTCCTCTGCCTGTTCAtgtaaaaatagcaaaaaattaaaaaaaaaccccaaaaaacccccTAACCCTATAAGCAATAATGTGTCCCACTGGTGCCATTGTGGATTGCTGGTCAGAAAGATTTCTGGTGCCAgtaatcaaagagacaatgTCCCGAGATAGATTCATTTTAATCATGGAACACCTTCGATTTGATGACAAGGACACGCGGGCAGAACgggtgaaaacagaaaaatttgCTGCAAAACAACGTTACTgggcacggtgaataaagtctggcgtgaacttcctcaacttgcaaaagaCACTGCACAGCAagaggtattctccacttcagtgcttagaagtggcagtgtctccttgacaacaaaacaaaacaagactgtgtgtgttctaagttcCATGCACCAAGACGTGACGATTGGTGACGGCAGAAAGAAGAAACGCCACATGATAACAGACTATAACCACATgaaggtatgtgaatgtgtgtataaTTTTACACCTGTGCTACAATTttttctgatgtgtgctatacaggcctatagaaaaaaagcacatatactcatgactctccctctctctgttttacAGATAAATTACAGGTTGCaatgaaataaactgaaaagcaaataacagaaaattattgtaattattttacgtgtagttttttttttgtttttgtttgttttactgtgTAAGAATATTcgacattgctatcaatacattttttcatgttttcaaaaaatgcctctctgtgcaaaatgggtttaaaaaacataaccaactgtgggatactgtttgtctgtgatttggaCAGCCCAGCGCATGCTTCCAATgcaggggaaacaaattctgTCGAGGATACCTACATTGGCACTACCATtatgcaggtgaagccaaaggcaaatatacttcatcatattttctagtctttgtttcagtttggAAGCATATTCTGTGATGCTTCATtctcttctttgtgtttgtgtggctaCCCTGTTAAAaagctagcagtgtccaaggactctttttttttttaactcatacCGGCCCCCGCAATGGCTCTGCCTCCCCCCCAGAGGGCACGCTCCctactttgggaaccactgggttAAGGGAACTTTTGATAATGACAGTTAAACACCAACTCAGTTAACATTCAGGGTTCAGAGAAAGGAAATGTCCAACTGAATCAGCATTTTTGATGACCATgtgaaaagaaacacaagtcaaactttctttttgttctgAAGAAGAACGAAACACTTACTTATTAAATAAAAGATCAGGGTCCATAACCACAAAGAGTAGTGCCTAGTCATGAAATTATAATGAAATTATAATTCATACATGTCATACATCAGTATAACAGTAGCTCTTTTGTTAATTTCCTATCCAGAGTCTCCTGTAGTAATGCCTTTTTGGGCCGCTCTTTATAATGATTAATCATCAGATATATAGGAAAAGGTATGAGCAGTGGGACCTCAGTTTATGTTTTCCtgaattttgtttctttttgatttttttctcaccaGAAAGCTGCACTTTAACTAAAGCTAAATACCTATTCAGAAAGGAATACATctgaaaaaattgaaaatagaaTACCTGTCCTTGtaaaatgtgtgtgcacatattaTGCATTACAGTATTCTTTCACAGAACCACTTCAGAGAAGTCCCACAAAGTGTTTTCATCTCTTCTAATAAGAACACAGTCCTCTTCAGCTCACTTTGGGTCTCCACCACCATTAACAGGCTGGCAACATGACCAGACCATTCAGACTGCTAACACACACTATCTAAACCTGGCATCTCGGTTATTCAGTCCTCGacctttgtatgtgtgtgtatagcaGTTATTTTGTTTGGTTACATAGCTAATCATACTTTCAtagacaattttaaaaaattgtatttattaagGCATTTTAATTTAAGAGACCACTTTCAAATTGGAGAACATGTAAAACCAATGTACATTTTACAGCATATAATTTCTAAAGCTCCTTTCATATGACTGCTGAGGGTGCTAACCAACAATGAAACAGCCTAGAGGCAATACACATATCAATAATACAGGTGGATGCAAAAGCAAAAAGCTTGCCTTCCATGCATTTTTATGCAACAGCATAATAATGCATAAAAATGTACCTGCTATTCAGTCTTGTGCTTTGTGCTGCCTTCATCAATTGTTGCACAGCTCAATGACTACAGACTTTCAAAtcttttacagttttaaaataaaacattaattcataaagtatttccttattttttcaTGGGGAAATAATTTCTCATCACAGCTGGCTAACTGGAAAAGAAGTGTTAAAGGGGCTGTGGTGCTAAATTTAGGATCATCTTATGAAATAAACCAAcattacacataaaaacaacactgtcaAAGCAAATGataaattttattaaaattgtTTCAATTATATACACTCTGACTGCATGTTATTTAGTCCAGTGGCGTTTTGATATCCACCGAACCACATTGAGCTCAGACTAAATGTGACTGCAGCCATTGTTCTCCAGAACACAAGACTTGagattttatctttatttattccTTAACAAgggattgatttttttttaataaattcagAATACACATCTTTAACTTTAGATTAAAAAGGGTTGCACATTTGTAgcaacagcaaaaaaagaaaaaaaaagtcacagctAAATTTGTACATACATTTCAGGCATTGTTCAATGAATTCAGGAAATGATATTGCATTATTCTGTTGTATGTTTTTCACAGATCCACTTTAGAGAAGCTGAACATGAAAGGTCATTCCATGATGCATCAGTTTGTACATGAACGCAGTCCTCTTCACCCCACTTTATCTGGTTGTTCTACTACCCAGTTCCTGACAAGTCAGTGAACAAGAgaattattatattttacaaAAGACTAGTTTGACTAAACCCACTGACAGCTCAGCCCACCAGTGAGCTTATTTCTGCATGAAACTATGCCTGCTGGAAATTgagtaaaagtaataaattcaATCAAAGTGTACGTTCCGAAAGTACATGCTATGAACTTCCAAACCAGTTTTCCTTGCTGAACATATTATCAGGTGGGTAGGAGAATTTATAAGGACTTTGGAAAACAGAAGAGCAGTGTGCTGAGAACCTGAACAA
This DNA window, taken from Oreochromis niloticus isolate F11D_XX linkage group LG16, O_niloticus_UMD_NMBU, whole genome shotgun sequence, encodes the following:
- the LOC102078189 gene encoding CD209 antigen-like protein E isoform X1; its protein translation is MQWRKLMSTLQTRRLLKNTQFVFCFFFSGPRRCKRSIYLVVILSLGLLAGLLTLAFYWSNKLSSMTEERDLLKANLTEMTNELERLQSLFNQKTTCPAGWRKFSCSCYLLSERSDSWHSARKNCTDQGADLVVIDSPKEQNFIVSITQYKTWIGLSDIEQEGTWKWVDGTLLTLKYWASGQPDNKLSKENCAMIRYNGTSWNDGDCEAILKWVCEKLL
- the LOC102078189 gene encoding CD209 antigen-like protein E isoform X2, which codes for MEEINVDSANKTSIKKHTGPRRCKRSIYLVVILSLGLLAGLLTLAFYWSNKLSSMTEERDLLKANLTEMTNELERLQSLFNQKTTCPAGWRKFSCSCYLLSERSDSWHSARKNCTDQGADLVVIDSPKEQNFIVSITQYKTWIGLSDIEQEGTWKWVDGTLLTLKYWASGQPDNKLSKENCAMIRYNGTSWNDGDCEAILKWVCEKLL